From Micromonospora nigra, one genomic window encodes:
- a CDS encoding ABC transporter substrate-binding protein, which produces MPRTGPVRLAAATLALAALAACSTPAGPPGAATADTIVVATAGEPDTLNPVLNYGVDGASLIFDGLVARDQRNQLVPALARELPTVAPDGRTVTARLREGVLFHDGTPLTARDVVFTYQAVLDPKVDSTLRSDLDMLASVTAPDDATVVFTLSHPYAPFLQRLTLGVVPAAEFAGQDVNRARFNRAPVGTGPYRVTSWTPGDRLVLAANDRYWGGRPANDGVVVAFVADDNVRAQRARAGEFDAVELAPKLAAGFEGQPGYRLETVPTADYRGVMLPMGNPVTGDLAVRRALSAAVDRAAMVTGVLGGAGEPAFGPVPPTSEYADPSVAGSPSADPAAATAALDAAGWRPGPDGIRVKDGRQAAFALMYPAADSLRKELALAVTADARKVGIRITPEGLTWDAITPRMGDDALLMGFGTPYDPDFVSYKLFHSRFAAQGFFNPGSYSSPVTDKALDQGRAQTDPGARRAAYVTFQQQLATDVPWVFLTYLQHTYVVSEAVSGVAPRVEPHEHDVANSLWWNVHTWTKRS; this is translated from the coding sequence ATGCCCCGAACCGGCCCCGTCCGGCTGGCCGCCGCGACCCTGGCCCTCGCCGCGCTGGCCGCCTGCTCGACCCCCGCCGGTCCACCGGGGGCGGCGACGGCCGACACCATCGTCGTGGCCACCGCCGGGGAGCCGGACACGCTCAACCCGGTGCTCAACTACGGTGTCGACGGCGCCTCGCTGATCTTCGACGGGCTCGTCGCCCGGGACCAGCGCAACCAGCTCGTCCCGGCCCTGGCGCGCGAGTTGCCCACCGTCGCCCCCGACGGCCGGACGGTCACCGCCCGGCTCCGCGAGGGCGTGCTGTTCCACGACGGCACCCCGCTCACCGCCCGCGACGTCGTCTTCACCTACCAGGCCGTCCTGGACCCGAAGGTCGACTCGACGCTGCGCTCCGACCTCGACATGCTCGCCTCCGTCACCGCCCCGGACGACGCCACCGTCGTGTTCACGCTGAGCCACCCGTACGCGCCGTTCCTCCAGCGGCTCACCCTCGGCGTCGTGCCGGCGGCGGAGTTCGCCGGGCAGGACGTCAACCGGGCCCGGTTCAACCGCGCCCCGGTGGGCACCGGTCCGTACCGGGTCACCTCCTGGACCCCCGGCGACCGGCTGGTGCTCGCGGCCAACGACCGGTACTGGGGCGGCCGACCCGCCAACGACGGGGTGGTGGTGGCCTTCGTTGCCGACGACAACGTCCGTGCCCAGCGGGCCCGGGCCGGCGAGTTCGACGCCGTGGAGCTCGCCCCCAAGCTCGCCGCCGGATTCGAGGGCCAGCCCGGCTACCGGCTGGAGACGGTGCCCACGGCCGACTACCGGGGCGTCATGCTGCCCATGGGGAACCCGGTGACCGGTGACCTCGCCGTCCGCCGGGCACTCAGTGCCGCCGTGGACCGGGCCGCGATGGTCACCGGCGTGCTCGGCGGGGCGGGCGAGCCGGCGTTCGGACCGGTGCCACCCACCTCGGAGTACGCCGACCCCTCGGTCGCCGGATCACCCTCCGCCGACCCGGCGGCCGCCACCGCCGCCCTCGACGCGGCCGGGTGGCGACCCGGCCCGGACGGCATCCGGGTCAAGGACGGCAGGCAGGCCGCCTTCGCGCTGATGTACCCGGCCGCCGACAGCCTGCGCAAGGAGCTTGCCCTCGCCGTCACCGCCGACGCCCGGAAGGTCGGCATCCGGATCACCCCCGAGGGGCTGACCTGGGACGCGATCACCCCACGCATGGGCGACGACGCCCTGCTCATGGGCTTCGGCACCCCGTACGACCCGGACTTCGTGTCCTACAAGCTGTTCCACTCGCGGTTCGCCGCCCAGGGCTTCTTCAACCCCGGCTCGTACTCCTCGCCCGTCACCGACAAGGCGCTCGACCAGGGGCGGGCCCAGACCGACCCGGGTGCCCGCAGGGCGGCCTACGTGACCTTCCAACAGCAGCTCGCGACCGACGTGCCGTGGGTGTTCCTCACCTACCTCCAGCACACCTACGTCGTGTCGGAGGCCGTCTCCGGCGTCGCCCCGCGGGTCGAGCCGCACGAGCACGACGTGGCCAACAGCCTCTGGTGGAACGTGCACACCTGGACCAAGCGGTCGTGA
- a CDS encoding ABC transporter permease, which translates to MTPPTRPRRLAGARAVVGRRLLVAVPVLAATSAGMFLLGAASPVDPAQQYAGAAAFTTSEENLAQIRANWGVDDPLYVQYLRWVGNLLRGDLGWSTSRHEPVVDVLAARAGWTLLLVGAALALVLVASLLLGTLAAYRRGGWFDRALRAVAYAVQSVPVFWVGLAAIAVFALGLGWLPAGGLTDVTATGTGVADVARHLVLPVGVLALSQAPWFVLFVRDAVAESLRDDHVLAARARGLPGRTVLFGHALRTALLPFLTLVGTHLPEIVGGAVLVETVFSLPGLGAVTVQAALGSDFPLLAATTLATAVVVLAANLAADLGYAAADPRVRLE; encoded by the coding sequence GTGACGCCGCCGACCCGCCCGCGACGGCTCGCCGGAGCCCGAGCCGTCGTCGGGCGCCGACTGCTGGTCGCCGTCCCGGTGCTCGCCGCCACCAGCGCGGGCATGTTCCTGCTCGGTGCGGCCTCGCCGGTCGACCCGGCCCAGCAGTACGCGGGCGCGGCGGCGTTCACCACCAGCGAGGAGAACCTCGCCCAGATCCGCGCGAACTGGGGTGTCGACGACCCGCTGTACGTGCAGTACCTCCGCTGGGTCGGCAACCTGCTCCGGGGCGACCTGGGCTGGTCGACCAGCCGGCACGAACCGGTCGTCGACGTGCTCGCCGCCCGGGCGGGCTGGACCCTGCTGCTGGTCGGTGCGGCACTCGCCCTCGTGCTGGTCGCCAGCCTGCTGCTGGGCACCCTGGCCGCGTACCGCCGCGGCGGCTGGTTCGACCGGGCGCTGCGCGCCGTGGCGTACGCGGTCCAGTCGGTCCCGGTGTTCTGGGTCGGCCTGGCCGCGATCGCCGTGTTCGCGCTCGGCCTCGGCTGGCTGCCCGCCGGCGGGCTCACCGACGTGACCGCCACCGGCACCGGCGTCGCCGACGTGGCCCGTCACCTGGTGCTGCCCGTCGGCGTCCTCGCCCTGTCCCAGGCGCCCTGGTTCGTGCTGTTCGTCCGCGACGCCGTCGCCGAGAGCCTGCGCGACGACCACGTGCTGGCGGCGCGGGCCCGTGGCCTGCCCGGCCGCACCGTCCTGTTCGGACACGCCCTGCGCACCGCGCTGCTGCCGTTCCTCACCCTGGTGGGCACCCACCTGCCCGAGATCGTCGGCGGGGCGGTGCTGGTCGAGACCGTGTTCTCCCTGCCCGGGCTCGGCGCGGTCACCGTGCAGGCCGCACTCGGCAGCGACTTCCCCCTGCTCGCCGCCACCACCCTGGCCACCGCCGTCGTGGTGCTGGCCGCGAACCTCGCCGCCGACCTCGGCTACGCCGCCGCCGATCCCCGGGTACGCCTCGAATGA
- a CDS encoding ABC transporter permease, which produces MTALAPARSLRLPRLRPGRVGGLVAAAVLAVVVTACLLAPVLWPLDQSAVDLARTRQAPSFAHPAGTDDLGRDVALRSLYGLRVSLLVGVVAALVAAVIGGLVGAVAGTVGGIVDRILMRVVDTVAALPHLLLGIFVVAMLRPGLGAVVLSIGLTHWLATARIVRSELLSLRTRPFIDAAVSGGASRARVLTRHLLPHVLPRLALAVTLMVPHAVWHETALSFLGLGLPPHLASLGNMINDGQRSLLTGAWWASLTPGLALIVVTLALAVLTGRWRDRLDPRVRSELQL; this is translated from the coding sequence ATGACCGCCCTCGCTCCCGCCCGTAGTCTCCGCCTGCCCCGGCTGCGCCCCGGCCGCGTCGGTGGCCTCGTCGCCGCCGCCGTGCTGGCCGTGGTGGTGACCGCCTGCCTGCTCGCGCCGGTGCTCTGGCCGCTGGACCAGAGCGCGGTCGACCTGGCCCGCACCCGGCAGGCCCCCTCGTTCGCGCATCCGGCCGGCACCGACGACCTCGGTCGCGACGTCGCCCTGCGCAGCCTCTACGGCCTACGGGTCTCGTTGCTCGTCGGGGTCGTCGCCGCGCTGGTGGCCGCCGTGATCGGCGGCCTGGTCGGGGCGGTGGCCGGCACCGTGGGCGGCATCGTCGACCGGATCCTCATGCGGGTCGTCGACACCGTCGCCGCCCTGCCGCACCTGCTGCTCGGCATCTTCGTGGTGGCCATGCTGCGCCCTGGCCTGGGCGCGGTCGTGCTGTCCATCGGGCTGACCCACTGGCTGGCCACCGCCCGGATCGTCCGCTCCGAGCTGCTCAGCCTGCGGACCCGGCCGTTCATCGACGCGGCCGTGTCCGGCGGGGCGAGCCGAGCCCGGGTGCTCACCCGACACCTGCTGCCGCACGTGCTGCCCCGCCTCGCGCTGGCGGTGACGCTGATGGTCCCGCACGCGGTCTGGCACGAGACGGCCCTGTCGTTCCTCGGTCTCGGCCTGCCGCCGCACCTCGCCTCTCTGGGCAACATGATCAACGACGGGCAGCGGTCCCTGCTGACCGGCGCCTGGTGGGCCAGCCTCACCCCCGGGCTGGCGCTCATCGTGGTCACCCTCGCCCTCGCGGTGCTCACCGGCCGGTGGCGGGACCGGCTCGACCCCCGGGTCCGATCGGAGTTGCAGCTGTGA
- a CDS encoding ABC transporter ATP-binding protein, giving the protein MSTADTLPTVAGAVPVAPGPLLAVEGLTVRFRLPDAVVHAVSDLCLEIRPGELLAVVGESGCGKSVLAHALLGLLPGNATVTGSALLRPTMPAAGRAPAPASVGPPTRTGPTTAGPVDLFTCGERRLARQVRGRAVGLVPQSPATALTPVRTGRRLLVETLRAHGHPRDRAPAAADRLATEVGLDPADLDHHPHELSGGMAQRLALALALAPDPPLLLADEPTTGLDRPLVDHTLDLLRRRCDDGAAVLLITHDLAAARRVADTVAVMYASRIVEHRPAGELFDGPAHPYSAALLDALPERAFRPVPGHPPMLTDLPTGCVFAARCPAVTDACRLRPEPVPVGGQGGVAACHHPIGVPA; this is encoded by the coding sequence GTGAGCACCGCCGACACCCTGCCGACCGTCGCCGGTGCCGTGCCCGTCGCCCCGGGCCCGTTGCTGGCGGTCGAGGGGCTGACCGTCCGCTTCCGGCTGCCCGACGCCGTCGTGCACGCCGTTTCCGACCTGTGTCTGGAGATCCGCCCCGGTGAGCTGCTGGCCGTGGTCGGTGAGTCCGGCTGCGGCAAGTCGGTGCTCGCCCACGCGCTCCTCGGCCTCCTTCCCGGTAATGCCACCGTCACCGGAAGCGCACTGCTGCGCCCCACGATGCCGGCTGCCGGACGCGCGCCGGCCCCTGCCTCCGTCGGCCCGCCCACCCGAACGGGCCCGACCACCGCCGGCCCCGTCGATCTGTTCACCTGCGGTGAGCGGCGGCTGGCCCGGCAGGTTCGGGGACGGGCCGTCGGGCTGGTCCCGCAGAGCCCCGCCACCGCGCTGACCCCGGTGCGTACCGGCCGGCGGCTGCTCGTGGAGACGCTGCGCGCCCACGGTCACCCCCGCGACCGTGCCCCGGCCGCAGCCGACCGGCTCGCCACCGAGGTCGGGCTGGACCCGGCCGACCTCGACCACCATCCGCACGAACTGTCCGGTGGGATGGCGCAACGGCTGGCGCTGGCGCTGGCACTGGCCCCGGACCCACCGTTGCTGCTCGCCGACGAGCCCACCACGGGGCTCGACCGGCCACTGGTCGACCACACCCTCGACCTGCTGCGTCGTCGCTGCGACGACGGGGCGGCCGTCCTGCTGATCACCCATGACCTGGCCGCCGCCCGCCGCGTCGCCGACACGGTGGCGGTCATGTACGCCAGCCGGATCGTCGAGCACCGCCCCGCGGGGGAGCTGTTCGACGGGCCCGCCCACCCGTACTCGGCGGCGCTGCTCGACGCGCTGCCCGAGCGGGCCTTCCGCCCCGTACCCGGGCATCCGCCGATGCTGACCGACCTGCCCACCGGCTGCGTGTTCGCGGCGCGCTGCCCGGCGGTCACCGACGCCTGCCGGCTCCGGCCGGAGCCGGTCCCGGTCGGCGGGCAGGGCGGTGTGGCCGCCTGCCACCACCCGATCGGAGTGCCGGCATGA
- a CDS encoding ABC transporter ATP-binding protein, translated as MSEAGLRAHAVSVRYGRHLVLDRVDLHVAPGETVGLRGPSGSGKSTLARVLALLHTPDVGRVSVDGVPVTGSRHRVPVAVRTRVAILFQSPRAATDPRLSLADIVAEPLRATGVPESSARTRARELADLVGLTPDLLTRRPHAVSDGQLQRACLARALAHEPRYLLCDEATAMLDASTQAHVAQVVGEHQRRTGAGVLVVSHDDALLARLASRVVDLAATVPA; from the coding sequence ATGAGCGAGGCCGGGCTGCGCGCCCACGCCGTGAGCGTCCGCTACGGCCGGCACCTCGTCCTCGACCGGGTGGACCTGCACGTGGCACCCGGCGAGACGGTCGGCCTGCGCGGCCCGTCCGGCAGCGGAAAGTCCACCCTGGCCCGGGTGCTCGCCCTGCTGCACACCCCCGACGTCGGCCGGGTGAGCGTGGACGGTGTGCCGGTCACCGGCAGTCGGCACCGGGTGCCCGTCGCGGTGCGGACCCGGGTGGCGATCCTGTTCCAGAGCCCCCGTGCGGCCACCGATCCCCGGCTCAGTCTTGCCGACATCGTCGCCGAGCCGCTGCGGGCCACCGGTGTGCCGGAGTCGAGTGCCCGGACCCGGGCGCGGGAGTTGGCCGACCTGGTCGGACTCACCCCGGACCTGCTGACCCGCCGCCCGCACGCCGTCAGCGACGGACAGCTGCAACGGGCCTGCCTGGCCCGGGCGCTGGCACACGAGCCCCGGTACCTGCTGTGCGACGAGGCGACCGCCATGCTGGACGCCTCCACCCAGGCACACGTCGCGCAGGTCGTCGGCGAGCACCAGCGACGTACCGGGGCCGGGGTGCTGGTGGTCAGCCACGACGACGCGCTGCTGGCCCGCCTGGCCAGCCGGGTCGTAGACCTGGCCGCCACCGTCCCGGCGTGA
- a CDS encoding cellulase family glycosylhydrolase gives MKHPPRPSRRQLVVAGAVGALTLGASVALPAANASAATGCAVTYSANSWQGGFTGTVTIKNLGDPVNGWTLGFTFPDAAQRVTQGWSATWSQSGSDVTARSLGWNGSLATGASTSIGFNGSWSGSNPSPTSFTLNGTTCTGSTTPTTPPPTTPPPTTPPPTTPPPTTPPPTGTTPVAINGQLRVCGVNLCNQYGKPIQLRGMSTHGIQWFGHCYNDASLDALATDWRADLFRVAMYVQEDGYETDPAGFTNRVNNLVEEATERGMYAMIDFHTLTPGDPMFNLERAKTFFRAVSARHADKNNVIYEIANEPNGVSWSTIKNYAEQVIPVIRANDPDAVVIVGTRAWSSLGVSEGANSTEIINNPVNASNIMYAFHFYAASHKDNYRAEVERAAARLPLFVTEFGTVDYTGDGAADLASSTTWLDLLDRLKIGYANWTYSDKAEGSAAFRPGTCYGGTYAGTGVLTQSGAFMRERIRTPDNFPTS, from the coding sequence ATGAAGCATCCTCCGCGCCCGTCCCGGCGCCAGTTGGTCGTGGCCGGCGCCGTCGGCGCGCTGACCCTGGGCGCGTCGGTGGCCCTGCCCGCCGCCAACGCCTCGGCAGCAACCGGCTGCGCCGTCACCTACTCGGCAAACAGCTGGCAAGGCGGGTTCACCGGCACCGTCACCATCAAGAACCTCGGTGACCCGGTCAACGGTTGGACCCTCGGTTTCACCTTCCCCGACGCCGCCCAGCGCGTCACCCAGGGCTGGTCGGCGACGTGGAGCCAGAGCGGCAGCGACGTCACGGCCCGCAGCCTGGGCTGGAACGGTTCGCTGGCCACCGGCGCGAGCACCAGCATCGGCTTCAACGGCTCGTGGAGCGGCAGCAACCCGTCCCCGACCTCGTTCACCCTCAACGGCACGACCTGCACGGGTTCAACGACGCCCACCACGCCCCCGCCGACCACCCCACCGCCCACCACCCCGCCGCCCACCACGCCCCCGCCGACCACCCCGCCGCCGACCGGTACCACGCCGGTGGCGATCAACGGACAGCTGCGGGTCTGCGGCGTCAACCTGTGCAACCAGTACGGCAAGCCGATCCAGCTGCGCGGCATGAGCACGCACGGCATCCAGTGGTTCGGCCACTGCTACAACGACGCCTCGCTCGACGCCCTGGCCACGGACTGGCGCGCCGACCTGTTCCGGGTCGCCATGTACGTGCAGGAGGACGGCTACGAGACCGACCCGGCCGGGTTCACCAACCGGGTCAACAACCTGGTCGAAGAGGCCACCGAGCGCGGCATGTACGCGATGATCGACTTCCACACCCTGACGCCCGGCGACCCGATGTTCAACCTGGAGCGGGCCAAGACCTTCTTCCGGGCCGTCTCCGCGCGGCACGCCGACAAGAACAACGTGATCTACGAGATCGCCAACGAGCCCAACGGGGTCAGCTGGTCGACCATCAAGAACTACGCCGAGCAGGTCATCCCGGTGATCCGCGCCAACGACCCCGACGCGGTGGTCATCGTGGGCACCCGCGCCTGGTCCTCGCTGGGCGTCTCGGAGGGCGCCAACTCCACCGAGATCATCAACAACCCGGTGAACGCGAGCAACATCATGTACGCGTTCCACTTCTACGCCGCGTCGCACAAGGACAACTACCGCGCCGAGGTCGAGCGGGCCGCCGCCCGGCTGCCGCTGTTCGTCACCGAGTTCGGCACCGTGGACTACACCGGGGACGGGGCGGCCGACCTGGCCAGCAGCACCACCTGGCTCGACCTGCTGGACCGCCTGAAGATCGGCTACGCGAACTGGACGTACTCCGACAAGGCCGAGGGTAGCGCCGCGTTCCGGCCCGGCACCTGCTACGGCGGCACGTACGCCGGCACCGGCGTGCTGACCCAGTCCGGCGCGTTCATGCGCGAGCGCATCCGCACCCCGGACAACTTCCCGACCAGCTGA
- a CDS encoding glycoside hydrolase family 16 protein codes for MARIRTLAAAVVVALGATLLPQGVPEPAAAAIGGITWQDEFNAPAGTPVDQGRWRFDIGGGGWGNNERQYYTSSTANAVHDGQGNLVITARRENPANYQCHYGRCEYTSARLLTAATFTQAYGRFEARIKIPRGQGIWPAFWMLGNDMGSVGWPAAGEIDIMENVGKEPNTVYGTIHGPGYSGGAGITGSRTLARPLADDFHTYRVDWEPNSIVWYLDGVEYHRVDPSRLGGNRWVFDHPFFMILNVAVGGNWPGYPDATTQFPQQMLVDYVRVSAHVSDGGGTRLRGAHSGRCIDIPNANPVDGAGLQIWDCNDTAAQSWTFAADGTVRAMGKCMDPAWAGTANGTEVNLVTCNGNPAQRFTLTGAGDLVNLSANRCVDVREWNPNNGGRLHLWDCTGGANQKWSRA; via the coding sequence ATGGCCAGAATCCGTACCCTCGCCGCCGCCGTGGTGGTGGCGCTCGGCGCCACGCTGCTCCCCCAGGGCGTGCCGGAGCCTGCCGCCGCGGCGATCGGCGGGATCACCTGGCAGGACGAGTTCAACGCGCCCGCGGGCACGCCCGTCGATCAGGGCCGGTGGCGGTTCGACATCGGTGGCGGCGGCTGGGGCAACAACGAGCGGCAGTACTACACATCCAGCACCGCCAACGCCGTGCACGACGGCCAGGGCAACCTGGTCATCACCGCCCGGCGGGAGAACCCGGCGAACTACCAGTGCCACTACGGCCGGTGCGAGTACACCTCGGCCCGGCTCCTCACGGCCGCGACCTTCACCCAGGCGTACGGCCGGTTCGAGGCCCGCATCAAGATCCCGCGAGGGCAGGGCATCTGGCCGGCGTTCTGGATGCTCGGCAACGACATGGGCAGCGTCGGCTGGCCCGCCGCCGGCGAGATCGACATCATGGAGAACGTCGGAAAGGAGCCGAACACCGTCTACGGCACCATCCACGGGCCGGGCTACTCCGGCGGCGCGGGCATCACCGGCAGCCGCACCCTCGCCCGCCCGCTCGCCGACGACTTCCACACCTACCGGGTGGACTGGGAACCCAACTCCATCGTCTGGTACCTCGACGGCGTCGAGTACCACCGCGTCGACCCCAGTCGCCTGGGCGGCAACCGTTGGGTCTTCGACCACCCGTTCTTCATGATCCTCAACGTCGCCGTCGGGGGCAACTGGCCCGGCTACCCGGACGCCACGACGCAGTTCCCCCAGCAGATGCTGGTCGACTACGTCCGGGTCTCCGCCCACGTGTCGGACGGTGGTGGCACCCGCCTGCGGGGAGCGCACAGCGGCCGCTGCATCGACATCCCCAACGCCAACCCGGTCGACGGGGCCGGGCTGCAGATCTGGGACTGCAACGACACCGCCGCGCAGTCCTGGACGTTCGCCGCCGACGGCACGGTCCGGGCGATGGGCAAGTGCATGGACCCGGCCTGGGCCGGCACCGCCAACGGCACCGAGGTCAACCTCGTCACCTGCAACGGCAACCCGGCCCAGCGGTTCACCCTCACCGGCGCCGGTGACCTGGTGAACCTCAGCGCCAACCGGTGCGTCGACGTCCGCGAGTGGAACCCGAACAACGGCGGCAGGCTCCACCTGTGGGACTGCACGGGCGGCGCCAACCAGAAGTGGTCGCGGGCCTGA
- a CDS encoding MalY/PatB family protein encodes MGNPLTELSLPQLRRRTSEKWRRYPPDVLPLFVAEMDVPLAGPVARALTDAVALGDTGYLSGPVYAEALAGFADQRWGWRLDVAHTAIVPDVMLGIVEMLRLVTGTGDAVVVNPPVYPPFFMFVSSLDRRIVEAPLGADGRLDPATLRRAFASATAGGRRAAYLLCSPHNPTGVVHTRAELTEVAALAAHYGVRVVVDEIHAPLVCPGARFVPYLTVPGGEDGLAVLSASKAWNLAGLKAALAVAGPAAAADLARLPEEVSHGPSHLGIIAHAAALTDGVGWLDDLLSGLDENRRLLADLLAERLPGVTYRMPQGTYLAWLDCRALGLGDDPAAVFLDRARVALVPGPAFGTGGAGHARLNFATSPELLTQALDRMATAPRRP; translated from the coding sequence GTGGGTAACCCGCTGACCGAGCTGTCGCTACCGCAGTTGCGCCGTCGCACCAGCGAGAAGTGGCGGCGGTACCCGCCGGACGTGCTGCCCCTGTTCGTCGCCGAGATGGACGTGCCGCTCGCCGGGCCGGTGGCTCGGGCGTTGACCGACGCCGTCGCGCTCGGCGACACCGGCTACCTGTCCGGGCCGGTCTACGCCGAGGCGCTGGCCGGGTTCGCCGACCAGCGGTGGGGCTGGCGGCTGGACGTGGCGCACACGGCGATCGTGCCGGACGTCATGCTGGGGATCGTCGAGATGCTCCGGCTCGTGACCGGCACCGGGGACGCCGTCGTGGTCAACCCGCCGGTCTACCCGCCGTTCTTCATGTTCGTGTCCAGCCTGGACCGGCGGATCGTGGAGGCGCCGTTGGGCGCGGACGGGCGACTCGACCCGGCCACCCTGCGCCGCGCGTTCGCCTCGGCGACGGCTGGCGGTCGCCGGGCGGCGTACCTGCTGTGCAGCCCGCACAATCCGACCGGGGTCGTGCACACCCGCGCCGAGTTGACGGAGGTGGCGGCGCTGGCGGCCCACTACGGCGTACGGGTGGTCGTCGACGAGATCCACGCGCCGCTGGTGTGTCCCGGCGCGCGGTTCGTGCCGTACCTGACGGTGCCGGGCGGGGAGGACGGCCTGGCGGTGCTGTCGGCGTCGAAGGCGTGGAACCTGGCCGGGTTGAAGGCCGCCCTGGCGGTGGCCGGTCCCGCTGCGGCGGCCGACCTGGCCCGGTTGCCCGAGGAGGTCTCCCACGGGCCGAGCCACCTGGGGATCATCGCGCACGCCGCCGCCCTGACCGACGGTGTCGGGTGGCTCGACGACCTCCTGTCGGGGCTCGACGAGAACCGGCGGCTGCTGGCCGACCTGCTGGCCGAGCGACTGCCGGGGGTGACGTACCGGATGCCGCAGGGCACGTACCTCGCCTGGCTGGACTGTCGGGCGCTGGGCCTCGGGGACGATCCCGCCGCGGTGTTCCTCGACCGGGCCCGGGTGGCGCTGGTGCCCGGGCCCGCGTTCGGCACGGGCGGCGCGGGGCACGCCCGGCTGAACTTCGCCACGTCACCGGAGCTTCTCACGCAGGCCCTGGACCGGATGGCCACGGCGCCTCGCCGGCCGTGA
- a CDS encoding nitroreductase family protein, giving the protein MGSAADGVRGRGRDQEMVDTVRAFADRMTTRRSIRHFSAEPVPREVVEEAVRAASTAPSGANLQPWRFVVISDPERKRRLREAAEAEEREFYSRRASDEWLRALAPLGTDWQKPFLEVAPVVIVVFEVHQGPNTPKPYYVKESVGIAVGLLITALHHAGLATLTHTPSPMRFLNSVCGRPAEERPYVVIPVGFPAPDATVPDLTRKPLEEVLVWQ; this is encoded by the coding sequence ATGGGCAGTGCTGCGGACGGGGTGCGGGGACGCGGGCGTGACCAGGAGATGGTCGACACCGTCCGCGCCTTCGCCGACCGGATGACGACGCGTCGGTCGATCCGGCACTTCTCGGCGGAGCCGGTGCCGAGGGAGGTCGTCGAAGAGGCGGTCCGTGCCGCTTCCACCGCTCCGAGCGGCGCCAACCTGCAACCGTGGCGCTTCGTCGTGATCAGTGACCCGGAGCGCAAGCGCCGGCTGCGCGAGGCGGCCGAGGCGGAGGAGCGCGAGTTCTACAGCCGCCGGGCATCGGACGAGTGGCTGCGGGCGCTCGCGCCGCTGGGCACCGACTGGCAGAAGCCGTTCCTCGAGGTGGCCCCGGTGGTGATCGTCGTGTTCGAGGTGCACCAGGGGCCGAACACGCCGAAGCCGTACTACGTCAAGGAGTCCGTCGGGATCGCCGTCGGGCTGCTGATCACCGCCCTGCACCACGCCGGTCTGGCGACGCTCACCCACACCCCCAGCCCGATGCGCTTTCTCAACTCGGTCTGTGGCCGACCGGCGGAGGAACGCCCGTACGTGGTGATCCCGGTCGGCTTCCCGGCTCCCGACGCCACCGTGCCCGACCTGACCCGCAAGCCACTGGAGGAGGTGCTCGTGTGGCAGTGA
- the yidD gene encoding membrane protein insertion efficiency factor YidD has product MIGHNRSRARDNRRQRDRTRKRRGRSAYHPDGCCDGCDGCDGCNFGLFSTLLTVGSVAAAATRALALDRAGLAAIRGYRRWLSPHWPGQCRFTPTCGVYGLAAVERHGLATGGRMAAQRLRRCRPGVPRGTHDPVR; this is encoded by the coding sequence ATGATCGGGCACAACCGGAGCCGGGCGCGGGACAACCGTCGGCAGCGCGACCGTACACGCAAGCGGCGGGGACGGTCCGCCTACCACCCCGACGGCTGCTGCGACGGCTGCGACGGCTGCGACGGCTGCAACTTCGGGTTGTTCTCGACCCTGCTGACCGTGGGGTCGGTCGCCGCCGCCGCGACCCGGGCCCTGGCGCTTGACCGGGCGGGCCTGGCCGCCATCCGCGGTTACCGTCGGTGGCTGTCCCCGCACTGGCCCGGGCAGTGCCGGTTCACCCCGACCTGCGGCGTGTACGGGCTGGCGGCGGTGGAGCGGCACGGGCTCGCCACCGGTGGGCGGATGGCCGCGCAGCGGCTACGCCGCTGCCGCCCGGGTGTCCCGCGCGGCACCCACGACCCGGTCCGCTGA
- a CDS encoding nuclear transport factor 2 family protein, with amino-acid sequence MIGDGSLRTRSTAATAAGVDHVRLSYHYLDTGDIDGYGSLLDEDAQVRRPDLAQGRGRAEVLRTHAQIAGPPTRHRIYKVVADGDAVAVTGRYTHAGRRGQSGTEVDFVDMFTLTDEGMLLGYRRFYYVAPA; translated from the coding sequence ATGATCGGCGACGGGAGCCTGCGGACACGCAGCACGGCAGCGACGGCGGCGGGCGTCGACCACGTTCGACTGTCGTACCACTATCTCGACACCGGCGACATCGACGGGTACGGTTCCCTGCTCGACGAGGACGCCCAGGTACGCCGCCCGGACCTGGCACAGGGCCGTGGCCGCGCGGAGGTGCTGCGTACCCACGCCCAGATCGCCGGGCCACCCACCCGGCACCGGATCTACAAGGTCGTGGCCGACGGCGACGCGGTGGCGGTGACCGGCCGGTACACCCACGCGGGCCGGCGCGGGCAGAGCGGCACGGAGGTCGACTTCGTCGACATGTTCACGCTCACCGACGAGGGAATGCTGCTCGGCTACCGGCGGTTCTACTACGTCGCGCCCGCCTGA